The following is a genomic window from Bosea sp. RAC05.
AAGACGCCGCCACTGGCGCCGCTGTCGACGAAGAAGGGCAGTTCCGCGCTGCCGCCGACGGACGACAGCGTCGTGGCGGTCGGGCGCGCGGTCAGCGCCTTGACGTCGCGCGTGCCGGCGGCTCCGTCGTCGACGATGCGCAGCACCGAGCCGGTGTTGGAGACGGTGAAGCCGCCGCCGAGCGCCGTCTGCATCTGCGCGGCGACCGAAGCGGGACCGCCCGAAAAGTCGATGCCGACCACGCGGTTGTTGGCATCGCCACCGGCCGACGCCGGCAGCGGCAGCGAGGCCGCCGAGTCGACGCGCACGAAGGTGAAGCGCTGCGTCGCGCCACCGGGCGTCACCGCATAGTCGAGCGTCACCTTGTTGCCGGCCTGGAGACCGGTGAGATCGACGTCGAAGCCGGTGACGGCACCGGCGGTGACGGCCGTGCCGGCGATCTCGCGGTCCGACAGCGCGCTGGCGAGCTGCGCCGCGATCTCGTCGAGCTGGGTCTGGGCCTGCACCAGCGTCGTGTCGCGCATCTCGATCAGCGCGGCGATCTCGCCGGAGCGGAAGGTCTTGTTGGCGATCGCGTCGAGCGAACCGCCCGTCGTGTTCGACATGGTGATCGTGCCGACGCCGCGCTGCGCCGGATTGCTGCTCCACTGGTCGTCGGGCGAGAGGCCGGAACGGGCATCGAAGCTGAACACCACGGAGGGGCGGCCGTCGAAGATCTGCGTGCCGCCGCTGGTGACGATGCTGGTCGACCCGCGGGCGTCCTCGCTCGTCTTGATGTCCATGTACTGCGACAGATCCGAGAGGATCAGGTCGCGCTGGTCCTTGAGATTGGCGAGCGCCGGATCGTTCGGCGAACCGACGATCCGCGCATTCACCGTCGTCAGCGCGCCGAGCAGATCGTTGATCTTGTTGACGCCGGCGGCGATGCCGCTTTCCGCTTGCGAGCGCAGGCTCTGCACCCCGTCCGACAGGGTGTTCAGGCGGCCGGCGAGCTGCGTCGCCGAATCGAGCACCGAGGTCCGCAGGCTGTAGGACGACGGGTCGTTCTGGAAGGCCTGCAGCGCCGAGGTGAAGCCGTTGTAGATGGTGTCGAGCGCCGTCGAGCTGCCGGGTGCGCCGTAGAGCTTGTCGACGCTGGCGAGCATGTCGGCGCGCGTCGAGGTGTAGGCGGCGCCCGCCGATTCCTGCCAGAGCTGGTGCTGGACGATCTTGTCGAGCAGCCGCTGGACCTGCGTGGTCTGGGTGCCGACGGTCTGGCCGCTCAGGCTGTCCGAGGTCGTGACGACGCGGCGCACATAGCCGGCCGTGCCCGCATTGGCGACGTTCTGCGAAACGACGCCGATGCCGACCTGGGTGGCGTTCAGCCCCAAGATCGCCGTGTTGAGGGAGGTGCTCAGACCCATCGTCGGCTCCTGTCGTGGCGCGCGGCCCTCCTGGGCCGCGCCTCATCCGTCCTGAAAGCCGTCAGCGGATGATGCTGAAGACGTCGCGCAGCATCTCCTGCGCGGTGGTGATCACCTTGGTGTTGGCCGAATAGGCCTGCTGGGTGACGATCATCTTCGAGAACTCGTCGGCGATGTCGGTGTTCGACTGCTCGATGTTGCCGCCGATGAGCTGCGAGGTGCCGAGCCCGATGATCGGCGGGCCG
Proteins encoded in this region:
- the flgK gene encoding flagellar hook-associated protein FlgK; its protein translation is MGLSTSLNTAILGLNATQVGIGVVSQNVANAGTAGYVRRVVTTSDSLSGQTVGTQTTQVQRLLDKIVQHQLWQESAGAAYTSTRADMLASVDKLYGAPGSSTALDTIYNGFTSALQAFQNDPSSYSLRTSVLDSATQLAGRLNTLSDGVQSLRSQAESGIAAGVNKINDLLGALTTVNARIVGSPNDPALANLKDQRDLILSDLSQYMDIKTSEDARGSTSIVTSGGTQIFDGRPSVVFSFDARSGLSPDDQWSSNPAQRGVGTITMSNTTGGSLDAIANKTFRSGEIAALIEMRDTTLVQAQTQLDEIAAQLASALSDREIAGTAVTAGAVTGFDVDLTGLQAGNKVTLDYAVTPGGATQRFTFVRVDSAASLPLPASAGGDANNRVVGIDFSGGPASVAAQMQTALGGGFTVSNTGSVLRIVDDGAAGTRDVKALTARPTATTLSSVGGSAELPFFVDSGASGGVFTGSYDNGSQTLGFAGRIQLNQALVADRSKLVAFEPTTAQGDTTRPKLLLDRLTQSQRAVTNRLGIDGSTATTNVTVSGLVQRVVSTQGQAVEAAKRLDEGQKVALAAIQSRFQETAQVSVDQEMATLIELQNAYAANARIISTVKEMMDVLMRV